The Mus caroli unplaced genomic scaffold, CAROLI_EIJ_v1.1 scaffold_12485_1, whole genome shotgun sequence genome contains the following window.
aGGTTCCATCCCCTGCAGGCCTGGTCTCCACAAGCTCCATGTCCTGGGTCAGTTCCTCCCCATTCAACTGCCAGGTCAGGGTGATGTCAGCAGGGTAGAAGCCCAGGGCCCAGCACCTCAGGGTGACATCACCTTCAGATCCCGGGTGATGGGTCACATGTGTCTTTGGGGGATCTGTGTGGAAGATTCAAGAAATTGCACAATTAAGAAGAcaaactggggctggtgagatggctcagtgggtaagagcaccgactgctcttccgaaggtccagagttcaagtcccagcaaccacatggtggctcacaaccatccgtaatgagatctggcgcccctcttctggagtgtctgaagacagctacagtgtacttacatataataaataaataaatctttaaaaaaaaaaaaaaagaagacaaactgaggactgggaagatggctcaaagggtaagagcactgactgctcttttgaaggtcctgagttcaaaccccagcaaccacatggtggctcacaaccatctgtaatgagatctgacgccctcttctggtgcatatgaagtcagctacagtgtacttatgtataataataaataaatctttgggccagaacaagcagggactgagcgagcagagttgacccATAggagttgactggagtgagcgGGGCCGACCAGagcaaacagaggtcctaaagaaaaaattcaattcccaacaatcacatgaaggctcacaaccatcagtacagctacagtgtacttccatacataaaataaataaataaatagatagatagataaataaataaataaaaagacaaactgaAGACTGCCAagacaaagttaaatcagtaatTACACTGAACTATGTGTCTGAACACTTCAACTGTCATGGCACTAGTGACCTGCAGGCAGAGCTGGTCTCTTCAACACAGAACTGCACGTTTTCCTGGGGAACTCAGAAGCTAAGAGGGAATCCACATGAGCCAGTGGGTCACCATGGCTATCCTTATGTGATGTTCAATAGCATAAGAGAAGTAGTCACAGAAtggaagagggaatggaaaaTAAGCAATTTAATATGTGTTTGAGTTCATATCTAAATTAGAAATCAAGGCCATATGCTACTGGAAGGTGACACCACTGAGACTCAACCACTGTGTTTATCTTGCCGACCAATATTAACTGTCAGTCCAAGTGAGCAGCCATCACAGAGTGTGTAGCTGAAAGGTGGTGAACCTCTGACACTCAGCCAGAGAAAATGACTCCCAGCCCCTGACTCTGGGGGACAAGGTACAGGTGTGTCACACAGGATCCCTGGAGTGAGCTGTGGACCCCAGTGCAGCACTCACTGGCACACAGTGGGCTCACAGGGTGTGTGATCTTCCCTCTCACTCAGCCCTGGAttgcagaagaccctgtctctcaGAGTCCAAGTCCTGATTCACTAGGAGGAGCACTGTAACTTGTGGGGGCACAGGGATAGCAGGAGTGATCTGGATGGTTAATTCTGCCAGAAAACATCTTAACCTCACAGGAACCTTTCTTCTGCCCAGTGgaggtggcccacgcctttaatcccagcacttgggaggcagaggcaggctgatttctgagtcccaggccagtctggtctacaaagtgagttccaggacagccagggctactgatACAAATGATATAGTCGGGGGTGGGCGTGTGATGGGGAGAGAGAACAATATCATTCTAGTGCCGAAGAAAAACTGATTATAAGCAACATAATaccctcaaaaagaaaaaaaaaagtaaagataaaaagaaaacgagaggggaaaaacacaagaaaagtatTTGTTTAGGGCAACACATAGTGGCTCATGTGACCATTCACCATTGCAGGAATACATAGAATTGTGTGTCAAAAGGGTGCAAACCCCACAGGTAGGGAGGGATCTGTGAGAATGTATTctttggaaagttctagaaactgGGGGAACCAGCCTAGTGTAGGATAGTCCATGTCTCCCATCAGGGAAAGAAGACTTCAGGTCATGAGGTGTAAGGGCTGACACACTCAGCAGGACAGCAGTGGGTGTGGGAGAGGCCATGGCTGACAGAGGCTGCAGGGGAACTGAAGGGAGCAGCTGTTGTTACCTCAGGgaaattctctccttccctcctgagACAGCCTGGGCACTGTCCAGGGAGAAGGCTGAGCCCTGGGAGAGTCAGTGCAGTCACTGTGATGAGGGATCAGGAGACCCAGGGACACTCTCTCCCCTCTGAGACAGGGGCATCACCCCAGCTGAGGGTTTCTTCTTCCCCAGGACTGAGCCCCAGCccgagggcagagggaggagctgcCCGCGGCCCCTGCACCTGTGCGCAGCAGCGTCGCATTCCCGCGCTCCAGGTATCTGCGGAGCCACTCCACGCATGTGCCCTCCAGGTAGGCCCTGTAATACTCTGCATCACCAGCCTGCTCCCACTTGCGTCGGGTGATCATCGCCGCCATGTCCGCCGCTGTCCACGTTTTCAGGTCTTCGTTCAGGGCAATGTAATCGCGGCCGTCGTATGCGTACTGCAGGTACCCGCGGAGGAGGCGCCCGTCGGACCCCACGTCACAGCCATACATCCACTGGAGTGTGTGAGAGCCTGCGGGACCCTGCAGTCAGCCCCTCCCtcgccccctctcccccctccgcGGACGCCTCCAAACTGAAAGGGAATCCGGTCCTGGGTCAGTTCTGCTCCCGAACCTCGGACTTTGGACCCTGGACGTCACCGGCCTCTGTTTCGGGACGTGGAGGGGCCGTGACCTCCGACCGGGGTCACTCACCGCTCACGCTCTGGTTGTAGTAGCTGAGCAGGGTTCTCAGGTTCACTCGGAAACTCTGCTCACTGCGCTTGGCTTTCTGTGTCTCCCGCTCCCAATACTCCggctcctcctgctccatccaCAGCGCCCGCGGCTCCATCCTCTGAATCTCCGCGTCGCTATCGAAGCGCACGAACTGCGTGTCGTCCACGTAACCGACGATAATGAACCGGGGCTTCCCAAGGCCCGGCCGGGAAACGGCGGTCTCGAAATACCGCATCGAGTGTGGGCCTGGGGGCGGTGCACGGTGAGACCCGGACCTCCTCTCGGGACCCCGAGCTGGGGCGCGGGCTGGGAAGGGAGCTGGGCGCGGAGCTCGGGTGAAGAAGGGGCGGAGGGTCCGGTGGGCGACGCGGGGACGCGGCTTCCCCGGTGCCGCCCCCGCCCCTCTCCGCAGAAGCTGTTTCCCTCCCGACCCCGCACTCACCTGCGCGGGTCTGGGTCGGGGCCAGGGCAGCcgccagcagcaggagcagcgTGCGCGGCGCCATCGCCCCCATCTGGGATCCTGGGTGTCTGAGTCCCTCGGGCTGCGTGGACTTTATAACCAGTGGCGCGGCGACGCTGGTTGGTTCCCCAGGAACGCGCCACCCATGGGGGTGAGACCTGATAGCCTCAATAAGTGTCCGAGCAGAAGGACCTGACCCAGGTTAGGAGCAGAAGTGAAACTGGGGAGATGGGGAGTCCCCAGCCCTGGGCttccccacccctgacctcaCTGCCTGGAGACTAAGACTTTGCCTGAATCCTGTGCTGTGGACAGAGAGCTGTTTGTCGTGGTGTCTCCGAGTTCTAACCCAGAAGCTG
Protein-coding sequences here:
- the LOC110288539 gene encoding LOW QUALITY PROTEIN: H-2 class I histocompatibility antigen, Q10 alpha chain-like (The sequence of the model RefSeq protein was modified relative to this genomic sequence to represent the inferred CDS: inserted 1 base in 1 codon), which codes for MGAMAPRTLLLLLAAALAPTQTRAGPHSMRYFETAVSRPGLGKPRFIIVGYVDDTQFVRFDSDAEIQRMEPRALWMEQEEPEYWERETQKAKRSEQSFRVNLRTLLSYYNQSVSGSHTLQWMYGCDVGSDGRLLRGYLQYAYDGRDYIALNEDLKTWTAADMAAMITRRKWEQAGDAEYYRAYLEGTCVEWLRRYLERGNATLLRTDPPKTHVTHHPGSEGDVTLRCWALGFYPADITLTWQLNGEELTQDMELVETRPAGDGTFQKWASVVVPLGKEQNYTCHVEHEGLPEPLSLRWEPPPSTGSIIADXAVAVIEALVAFVMKRRRNTG